The segment GTCACATGCTATAATTGCTCTTAATGTTTAATGAGCTGCTCTGATTCAGAAATTGTGCTTACAAGGCTTCAGAGAAACTGTAGCAGAGTGATAACACATTCAGTCCATCATTACGTCTTAATTGTAGATAATGAGCTTCAATGCTCAAGATCTGCGAAGGAGACTATGGATCATCTTCCCTGGAGAAGAAGGCCTTGACTATGGAGGCGTCGCCAGGTAAGTTTGTAAATTAGTTGttttaataattacattttaatggtGCAGAACACAAGTCTGCATTGATTGTTACTGTGTTAGTTTATCATcgtctttttttgttgtgatgCATTTCTGTTGCTCTGCTAATCTCTTGTCATGTCGTCTCTCACAGAGAGTGGTTCTTCCTGTTGTCTCATGAAGTTTTGAACCCTATGTACTGCCTGTTTGAGTATGCCGGTAAAGATAACTACTGTCTTCAGATCAACCCCGCCTCTTACATCAACCCTGACCACCTCAAATATTTTAAGTTCATTGGACGCTTCATCGCCATGGTAAGTTATTTTGCCGTGCGTTGCACTTTTAATATTGTGGCTGGAAATATCACTACTATTATATTAGCAGAAACATGTGAGATAAATGAAATGGTGTTAAATGGTGTGTTTGTTCCTCAGGCACTTTTCCATGGGAAGTTTATCGACACAGGTTTCTCATTACCATTTTACAAGCGTATCCTCAACAAGCCACTGGCCCTCAAAGACCTGGAGTCTATCGATCCTGAGTTCTACAACTCTCTCATATGGATCAAGTGAGTACATACAGTCACTGAATGTGACAACACAATTAAACTGTAACTAGAAGTGAGGCCGGATAATGGGGAGATTGATCAGGACACAGTGGCTGTTGTAACAGTTGTGTTTATATCTCTCAGGGATAACAACATTGAGGAGTGTGGGCTGGAGATGTTCTTCTCTGTCGATAAGGAGATCCTGGGAGAAATCACCACTCATGAGCTGaaaccaggaggaggagacatcCAGGTCACAGAGGAGAACAAGGAGGAGTACATCAGGTGGGTTCTATTGATTTTTCTCTGCAAGGATTGTTTAGAAATGAAAAATGGGCCcagaaaaatgtgacatttttatgaGGCGTTTAAAGGAAAGATGTGCCTCTGTCTCACTCGATAGGCTGGTTGCAGAGTGGCGGTTGTCCAGAGGAGTCGAGGAGCAGACACAGGCTTTCTTTGAAGGCTTCAACGAGGTCCTTCCTCAACAGTACCTGCAGTACTTTGATGCTAAAGAGCTGGAGGTATAGTTGAAGTGGAAACTCCTTCTAAATATTTGATTatgtgctgttgtctgctgtgtACCTTACTCGTGTTCTGTCACAGGTGATGCTGTGTGGTATGCAGGAGATTGACCTTACAGACTGGCAAAGAAACACCATCTACAGACACTATGCTCGCAGCAGTAAACAGATCCTCTGGTTCTGGCAGGTCCGTGTCAGTGGCTTTTACAGTAATATGTTAAGTGGCTGAAAGCACAAATTTCTCACCTCGTACGACACATTATGCCCAAAGAGAAGCTGAAGATTTGCAACAATTTTGTAATTTCTTTTGGGATGATATTTTTAtcttattattaattaattgaaTGGGTTTTGTAATGATTATGGCGACTTTAAGTGTCTTAAACAATGCATCATTTGTCCTTGCAGTTTATAAAGGAGATGGACAATGAGAAGAGGATGAGGCTGCTGCAGTTTGTCACTGGAACCTGTCGCCTGCCTGTGGGAGGCTTTGCTGACCTCATGGGTAAACATGACCACTATAAGCCCTCAATACTGGCATTTAATTGCAAATGTAGATGATTTGTATCTCTAAATGAGTATTTTCATTGTCCttattcaaacacacaaaagtttTAGTTCAGTTTTTGCCTTCATGCACACCTAGTCTTCTGTCTAGTGTTTATTTAGTCGCACATTTTTGCCTTTCTGTATTAGTCTTGTGCATGTTGACAGGGGAACTGTAAAATGAATGTTTACTTTGACACCAACCTGTGATTTATTAGTCCCAGATCAATGTAACTGTCACCCCGATGATTATAATGATAACTTGGACATGTACTTCACTCTTTAGGAAGCAACGGTCCTCAAAAGTTCTGCATTGAGAAGGTGGGGAAAGAAAACTGGCTTCCTAGAAGTCACACATGGTAAGTTGAAAATACTgaatctaaaaaaataaatattagaaAGATTATGTTTAATAGTAATAGTTAAAAATATACTGCCATTGTGCAcattcaaatgtatttattgtgtaCTACAGAGCCGTAGTCAGTCCTAAGCCCCTGGAAGGGACATGAAGATTTATTTCTTTTGCCAGATcctgggcaaaaaaaaaatcatgtcccTATGATGCTCATATTTAGCTATGTGTAAAAGatgtctgatttaaaaaaaaaaaacaaaaaaaaacaaaacataaccgGAGGAAGCTGAAATCCAATTTTCTGTCACTTTCCCAGCTTTAACAGACTGGACTTGCCGCCCTACAAGAGCTATGAACAAATGAAGGAGAAGCTGATGTTCGCCATTGAGGAGACTGAAGGCTTCGGGCAGGAGTGAAAGAACCTAGGAACAGTTGAGATGTAGGGTGCAGCAGTctgaaggaataaaaaaaaacctccaggGTTGAAATCAGGGAGCCTCCACAGAACAGTCAGGTGTGGTGGGAGTTTGTACTCATGCATGCTCCTGTACAGTAACTTTTTTATGGAAATGTGTGCAAGACTGCTGCCCGCATGTGGTTGGGATTTGGATTTCTACCCTGCACACTGAGCTTACTGCAGGCCTCTCCAGAGCCTGATGGGTACGAGAACATTTTTGTATCGTTTTAAACCAAAacacagaagctgctcctgTCTCTCTGAATGTGCGCCAAATTCTGCATGGGATCCTGAAAACTCACCCTACTATGACAGCTGTCTAACAGGACTACAGTAGTTTTTCCTCCTCCGCACATGTGATCGTGTAATAGCACGGTGGCAGAAGAGGCACGGgcttcagcagtgtgtgtgtgtgtgtgtgtgagagtgtgtgaatgtgtgaaagTAAGATTATTCGTTGCATTAGAATGAGACTCACACTTTGATCTCTTCTTTTGACTAAACTGGATTTTGAGAACAGTAACACGACAGCATATGATGACAGCTCAAGGCTCCAAATTAATAATGCTTCAATAACAGTCTTGGTGCTTCAGAAGGAAGTGGGTAGACATACCTGTCTTGTGTTCCTGGTTATTAAGTATTTGATCTGTGAATCGAGTGTGAGAAGTGTTGTAACCTCCCATTATTTATAGTGGTGGTGTATGTGAAGCAGAACTTAAACCCTAGTTTTATAGGGCTGAAGTCTGCACGCTGTGATGCGAAACGGGATGTCATGGCTTCTAGTGTTCTATGAAAATCTCAATATAAACTTTGAAGGAGCAGTTTGTAAGATCATTAGTTAAAATGAGTTTACGCTGAAGGCATTTGTGTATCGTGTTGCAGAGATACTTGAAGTTAGAATGCTAACTAACTAGCTGCAGATCGTAGAATTTCTGTAGCAGAGAACTTCCTCTTCCTGAACTTCCTGGTTCATAGGCGGTGCTCTTAGTGGTGTTACATGCCACTAACCACTTTATATTACATTTTGATCTCACACATACAACATCAGCATCTGTAGAAATTCTCTGGTAGCAGGTGTAACAATGTGAAATGTCTAAGTCTAGATAATAGTTGCGTCTCTGCTTTAACACAGATTCAATCACATCATAACACATTGTGATGAAAGTGGCTTCTGTACATATGTAACTGAAATACAGCAACTCCTCATTTAGAAAGGTACTGCACCCATTTTACTAACCTTTTACAAAGTGctcctttaaaaacattttactcCTTTTAAATCATTGGGTGATGATTAAGAATTAACTCTTTATGGATGAATTATGGATGAATCACAGATAGTTTAACAGGtctaatctttaaaaaaaacaaaaaaaaacaccaaaataagTCAAACCAAATGCTTTAAGACTTTTGGAACGCACACTTTGAAAAACTTGCATGTAGCTCTTCAATACTACACATGTAGCATTTGGACGTTACCGACAGAGCTCTTGCTTTGTTTTGGCCATTGGTAAAGTATTATGAGTGTTGTTGGAAAAGGTTTGTCTTCCCTTTTTACAGTTAATGAAACCTTTTACCTTAATGGACAGATTTAAATTCTGGCAGTGAAATAACACTTATTGATGATGGTGTGTTAAAGAGGTAAAGATTTCACCTCTCTTATTGTTTGTGGATCCAAATAACAGCTGATTTTTGGCAAATTATTGATTAGATTAGATGTACACAAAGAAACTGGAATTGCGTTAAGGGCATGTATAATAACAGCAAACTGTCTGGTGCACCTCTGATCAGCAGTAACGAGGACTCTTCTAAGATTTGCTCATTAATCAGACGGGTGTAGTTACTGAGGAACATCAGGTGGTGTTAGTCTGATGAAGCACAGCACTTTTCTCTTCTTAGTCCTAGTCGTTAGTACTTCTAGGCTGTGTGCTGAGGTACCTGTCATTAGCCTTATTTCCACCCGCAGACATCAGGTATTCCTTTTAGCAACTTGAGCGCCAGCAGCATGATCCACCATGGGTTAGtgtagaaaaacaaatattcaaaAATGGGCTCCTCCTGACCGTTTTGTAAAGAAGCAACTGCACCGAGAGGAGTCTTCTTTTGTGGAAACTGCACCAGTATGAGCTGCAGACACGTGACCTGCTCCGGTGGCTTCAGCTGGGATGACAACTACTGAGACAAAGATGATAATACAATGAATGTATCATGTTGAAGAGCTGATTGGTAAagttgcctgtttttttttcagttttgccTCTTTAATCCCGAGGTTGTTAAGATTGTTAAATCTGTAAATATCATAATTCgctgttcttcttttttgtttgtttttccagaaCTAAACCACTATCACTCCTGTACATGATAAGAAGTTGTAAATGGTGTCAAtaacagatttttcttttgtaaaaGAAAGGTTTTAATAAGAGGTTTATGGTAACACTCTATTTTCTTTTCCCTGTTTAATTTCTGATGTACATGCAAGATGTGTAATATAGAAATTGTcacattaataaattaaatcaaAACTGTGTATTTTTGTCTTGGTTGTAAGAAAGATTTGATGAATACAGTGAAAACAATTGCTGAAAATTGTTCCAAttttgcctttttaaaattAATACTGAAGGGTTGTAGatgtaaacaaaagaaatgGAAGTGATCTGAATCCACAGAACATACTCAGTTACCAATAATAGAGGAAGTACGTTTATatagacagacacatacatacatgtgagAAATGGATAAACTTATAATTTAGTACTTACTTTGACACTTTCAACGTAccactgcacacaaacataaaaacagtgAGAATCCATATGTTAAACTATCTGCTAACATGTTCTCCAAATTATTTTAATATACAattaaacaaatgtaaacagtgtgaataatttaaataacgttttaatttaaaacaaataattaaatCAACTCTCAGACTGATTGATGTTATTAACTGAGAACATTAGCTGGGCCATACCCAGGAAAGGTTCTTTcgaagactacaaacatggctgctgtagACAGTTGTGGTCATTGCTCTGAAGCTGCTCCAGTGCATGGTTGCCATGATCCACTCCGTCgtgctcctcttctccttccgTCTGCTCTTCCATGGAGGTGATAGACATTGCAGCCTGACAACCCtcatctgtcctctcctcttcctcttcttcctcctcctcctcctcctcctcctcttcctcctcctcctctccatgtgTTTCCATTTGCTCTTGGCTGCCTCCTGAgctgtcgtcctcctcctctccatcatcccctTCAGTCCGTGGCATTTTGGCTTTTCTCATGaacctgcttctcctcctgtcGTCTTCTCCgtctttctcctcagctgctggCAGTCCTGCGGCTTCATCCCCCTCCGCCTCTCCTGTCCCTTCTTCAGGTCCGGTCCCATTTCCTGCTGCAGGACATTTGTGATCTCTGTAATAGCTCTGTCTGGTAAATCCCTTGTTGCAGGTGGAGCATCTGAAGCGGTAGTTGTCTGTGTGGGACTGCTGATGCTCCAGCATGTGAGCCCTGCGGCTGAATGCCTTCTGACAGAACAGACATTTGTAGGGTTTGATACCTTGAAGAGAGAGGAGTCACTTATGGTCATATGTttatctgttcagtttttagataTTCTGCTGACAAAGGACATTTCTATTGCTACAACTTTTTGAAAGACACCGAACAATATTTGTCATTTTGGTCATGAAGAATCAAACCCCCTTCAACACTGGTGCTGTTCACTCACCAGAATGTGACAGAATGTGAGCCTTGAGTTTGTCTGGCCTGTTGAATTCTTTGGTACAGCCTACATGTGTCCTGATGAAAACATAGTAAAGTTagtcaaaataaaaaactttAAGAGAggatcaaaataaaaaaaacaatggcttCAATGACAGAACAAAGATAGAGGACAGAGCCTCACCTAAAGGGACACTTGTATTTCTTAAAGGGCTCGTGGATGAGCATGTGCCGCTTCACTTTGTCCTTCCTGTTGAACGTCGCCTCACAGAGGGAACACTTGTACGGCTTTTCTCCTGGAAAACACGGTTTGAGTAAAACCTTTACTACGATTAGATTTACAATTGTGCAGTGGCAGCTTTTTTAAAGGGACCTCTGACCTGAGTGAATACGTGTGTGCAGTTTGAGGTAGTGCTCTGTCTTAAAAGCCTTCTTGCAGATCTGACACTTGAACCTCCCTCCAACGCCATGAGTGGGGAGGTGACGCCTGAAGTATCGTTCGCACGGGAAAACCTGAACCAAAGCCCAAAGACATCAAGTATGAGGACGCTGTAGCTCTAACATGCTGGCTTTTTTGCATAAGGAAAGGGTATGAGGTGCACCTTTTGACAGTGTGGGCAGGGAAAACTGTGTGAGGCCGTCAATAAATGTTGTTCCAGTGCCTCCTGTGTAGAATATCTGTTTTGGCATTTTACGCATCTAAAGTGAAAGAGATGGCAAATAAATTTAAAGTTAGGCTTTAAAAAggataaataatttttttgcaGGACAGCCGCTGAGCTGACCTGTAGACGGTGGTTTCCTTGCGTGTGTTCTGCTGTGGGCAGAAGCAGTGGGAGTACTGGTGCACTCCCAGCTCAAAGAGCGAGGGGAACACCTTGCTGCAGAGGTGGCACCGGTATGTCAGCTGCTCCTGGTGCGTTCGGATGTGTTCCAAAAACTGATCCAACTTCTGGAAGGTCTGGGAGCAGGACTTTAACACACACTTATAAACCTGGAGGGAAGAAGATGCATCATCAcattctctgtctttttctttttgatgcCACTGTTAGCATGATGACTGAATTCACCTGCTCTCCTTTGTGCTGGGTCATGTGGGATTTGAGCTGAAAGTAGGTTTTGAACTTGCTGGCACAGAACTGGCATTGGTAGGAGCTGTCGATCACAACAATCTGCTTGGTGGGAGCAGGTTGGTTCTGGACCTGAGGAGGGTGTCCGTTCTGCATGTCCTCCCCCTGGCTGGCCTCTGAT is part of the Parambassis ranga chromosome 7, fParRan2.1, whole genome shotgun sequence genome and harbors:
- the znf341 gene encoding zinc finger protein 341 isoform X1, which produces MAQAIFEVLEGMDNQTVLAVQSLLDGQGGVPDPNNQNVSGTSTIQSMDDEDVFLCGKCKKQFNSLPAFMTHKREQCQSSAPSLSTVSLASSNAYTPVHSISSVPQTPANRQVSTYITVPPSPLTHTLVQGNVLVSDDVLMSAISAFTSIDQPMATMQTPVQSNLSMHTAGVSYLQHHHHHHHHQQQQQQQQQPPHPLPSSQAPNHPLPAAQPSQQPLSSQVPASHSNSVVQVYSTLPHMSGGGVGGGSGEIHTLGLQPFHSVQVPSQCVESQSFTTPPVYSPGKQGTKTKTCSITNNMTELDDFEKVIIPKRPRSNKKNSDGATAEQLKGKSPKLKCNFCDKIFSKNFDLQQHIRSHTGEKPFQCIVCGRAFAQKSNVKKHMQTHKVWPMSVASTVSRLPITVKVVPVSSNEDEGGGEQQQQQHEREDKQQSSQQTQAEEESPQTEAAGELAKNVAEVQAESEASQGEDMQNGHPPQVQNQPAPTKQIVVIDSSYQCQFCASKFKTYFQLKSHMTQHKGEQVYKCVLKSCSQTFQKLDQFLEHIRTHQEQLTYRCHLCSKVFPSLFELGVHQYSHCFCPQQNTRKETTVYRCVKCQNRYSTQEALEQHLLTASHSFPCPHCQKVFPCERYFRRHLPTHGVGGRFKCQICKKAFKTEHYLKLHTRIHSGEKPYKCSLCEATFNRKDKVKRHMLIHEPFKKYKCPFRTHVGCTKEFNRPDKLKAHILSHSGIKPYKCLFCQKAFSRRAHMLEHQQSHTDNYRFRCSTCNKGFTRQSYYRDHKCPAAGNGTGPEEGTGEAEGDEAAGLPAAEEKDGEDDRRRSRFMRKAKMPRTEGDDGEEEDDSSGGSQEQMETHGEEEEEEEEEEEEEEEEEEERTDEGCQAAMSITSMEEQTEGEEEHDGVDHGNHALEQLQSNDHNCLQQPCL
- the znf341 gene encoding zinc finger protein 341 isoform X2, giving the protein MAQAIFEVLEGMDNQTVLAVQSLLDGQGGVPDPNNQNVSGTSTIQSMDDEDVFLCGKCKKQFNSLPAFMTHKREQCQSSAPSLSTVSLASSNAYTPVHSISSVPQTPANRQVSTYITVPPSPLTHTLVQGNVLVSDDVLMSAISAFTSIDQPMATMQTPVQSNLSMHTAGVSYLQHHHHHHHHQQQQQQQQQPPHPLPSSQAPNHPLPAAQPSQQPLSSQVPASHSNSVVQVYSTLPHMSGGGVGGGSGEIHTLGLQPFHSVQVPSQCVESQSFTTPPVYSPGKQGTKTKTCSITNNMTELDDFEKVIIPKRPRSNKKNSDGATEQLKGKSPKLKCNFCDKIFSKNFDLQQHIRSHTGEKPFQCIVCGRAFAQKSNVKKHMQTHKVWPMSVASTVSRLPITVKVVPVSSNEDEGGGEQQQQQHEREDKQQSSQQTQAEEESPQTEAAGELAKNVAEVQAESEASQGEDMQNGHPPQVQNQPAPTKQIVVIDSSYQCQFCASKFKTYFQLKSHMTQHKGEQVYKCVLKSCSQTFQKLDQFLEHIRTHQEQLTYRCHLCSKVFPSLFELGVHQYSHCFCPQQNTRKETTVYRCVKCQNRYSTQEALEQHLLTASHSFPCPHCQKVFPCERYFRRHLPTHGVGGRFKCQICKKAFKTEHYLKLHTRIHSGEKPYKCSLCEATFNRKDKVKRHMLIHEPFKKYKCPFRTHVGCTKEFNRPDKLKAHILSHSGIKPYKCLFCQKAFSRRAHMLEHQQSHTDNYRFRCSTCNKGFTRQSYYRDHKCPAAGNGTGPEEGTGEAEGDEAAGLPAAEEKDGEDDRRRSRFMRKAKMPRTEGDDGEEEDDSSGGSQEQMETHGEEEEEEEEEEEEEEEEEEERTDEGCQAAMSITSMEEQTEGEEEHDGVDHGNHALEQLQSNDHNCLQQPCL